In the Euphorbia lathyris chromosome 5, ddEupLath1.1, whole genome shotgun sequence genome, one interval contains:
- the LOC136229825 gene encoding beta-glucosidase 12-like translates to MVPYSNSQKDQPAIDRGFAFTYGRFMEPLYSGSYPLEMIVNVGKRLPNFTKEESNTIKGSYDFIGINYDSARYITDTPCRTQNLNYITDASYVFHQEDVRILKDIGFDIYRFSISWFRVLPKGGRRGGVNKKGINHYNKLINHLLSKGIKPIVTLFHWDLPQVIEDQYQGFLNPKIIDDFRDYAELCFNTFGDRVKLWVTINEPMMYAQQGYASAMFAPGRCSNRSRCSAGDSSVEPYIVAHHLLLAHAAAVKLYKEKYQISQKGQIGISLNTNWMVPYSNSQKDQLATDRGFAFTYGWFMEPLYSGSYPLEMVVNVGKRLPNFTKEETNTIKGSNDFIGINYYTARYIADTPCRTQNLNYITDSCIDIKSERNGIPIGPHIEGTWMYIYPEGLQYYLLYIRNKYNDPVIYIIENGVAEHKDNTSSILEDDKVRIEYFHSHLSRTLEAIRLGVNVKGYIAWSFLDNFEWTAGYTAKSGIVHVDFKNGFKRYPKQSSFWFKKFLTVTSIE, encoded by the exons ATGGTGCCATACTCAAATTCACAAAAAGACCAACCGGCAATAGATCGAGGTTTTGCTTTTACATATGGTag GTTTATGGAGCCACTATATTCTGGATCTTACCCACTAGAAATGATTGTTAATGTGGGAAAAAGATTACCAAATTTTACTAAGGAGGAATCCAATACGATTAAAGGATCTTATGATTTCATCGGAATCAATTACGATAGTGCGAGATATATTACTGATACTCCTTGTCGAACTCAAAATTTGAACTACATCACTGATGCTT CATATGTATTTCACCAGGAAGATGTGCGTATACTGAAAGACATAGGTTTtgatatttatagattttccatcTCTTGGTTTAGAGTTTTACCTA AAGGAGGGCGACGTGGAGGAGTAAATAAAAAAGGCATCAACCACTATAATAAACTCATTAATCACCTATTATCAAAAG GTATCAAACCGATTGTAACTCTATTCCATTGGGATCTTCCACAAGTTATAGAAGATCAATATCAAGGTTTTCTAAACCCTAAAATTAT TGATGATTTTCGTGATTATGCTGAGTTGTGCTTTAATACATTTGGCGATCGAGTAAAGCTTTGGGTAACTATAAATGAGCCAATGATGTATGCACAACAAGGTTATGCAAGTGCAATGTTTGCTCCAGGTAGATGTTCAAATCGTTCAAGATGCTCTGCAGGTGATTCCAGTGTTGAACCATACATAGTAGCACACCATCTACTCCTTGCTCATGCTGCCGCGGTCAAactatataaagaaaaatatcaa ATTTCGCAAAAAGGTCAAATTGGAATTTCACTAAATACTAACTGGATGGTGCCATACTCAAATTCACAAAAAGACCAACTAGCAACAGATCGAGGTTTTGCTTTTACATATGGTtg GTTTATGGAGCCACTATATTCTGGATCTTACCCACTAGAAATGGTTGTTAATGTGGGAAAAAGATTACCAAATTTTACTAAGGAGGAAACCAATACGATTAAAGGATCTAATGATTTCATCGGAATCAATTACTATACTGCGAGATATATTGCTGATACTCCTTGTCGAACTCAAAATTTGAACTACATCACTGACTCTTGTATCGATATTAAAA GTGAACGAAATGGAATTCCAATTGGTCCTCATATAGAG GGCACTTGGATGTATATCTACCCAGAAGGGCTTCAATATTATCTACTTTACATCAGAAACAAGTACAATGACCCTGTAATCTATATTATAGAGAATG GAGTTGCTGAGCATAAAGATAACACAAGTTCTATTTTGGAAGATGATAAAGTGAGAATAGAATATTTTCATAGTCATCTAAGTCGcactcttgaagcaataag GCTTGGAGTAAACGTAAAGGGGTACATAGCATGGTCGTTTTTAGACAATTTTGAGTGGACAGCTGGCTACACAGCCAAATCTGGAATAGTTCATGTTGACTTCAAAAATGGATTCAAAAGATACCCAAAACAATCATCATTTTGGTTCAAAAAATTTCTTACTGTTACTAGTATAGAGTAG
- the LOC136229826 gene encoding beta-glucosidase 12-like — translation MFDFEIEFNKKIGCLVYIITHLLVSTIACGNENNISINRAGFPASFDFGIGSSAYQYEGATTKDGRGPCIWDTFIKKSSGSVADHSNASITTDQYHRYKEDVRILKDIGFDIYRFSISWSRVLPKGGRRGGVNKKGINHYNKLINHLLSKGIKPIVTLFHWDLPQVIEDQYQGFLNPKIIDDFRDYAELCFNTFGDRVKLWVTINEPMMYAQQGYASATFAPGRCSNRSRCSAGDSSVEPYIVAHHLLLAHAVAVKLYKEKYQISQKGQIGISLNTNWMVPYSNSQKDQLATDRGFAFTYGWFMEPLYSGSYPLEMVVNVGKRLPNFTKEETNTIKGSNDFIGINYYTARYIADTPCRTQNLNYITDSCIDIKSERNGIPIGPHIEGTWMYIYPEGLQYYLLYIRNKYNDPVIYITENGVAEHKDNTSSILEADKVRIEYFHSHLSRTLEAIRLGVNVKGYIAWSFLDNFEWTAGYTAKSGIVHVDFKNGFKRYPKQSSFWFKKFLTVTSIE, via the exons atgtttgattttgaaattgaattCAACAAGAAAATTGGATGTCTTGTTTACATAATTACCCATTTACTAGTTTCCACTATAGCTTGTgggaatgaaaataatatttcaattaaTCGAGCAGGTTTTCCTGCATCCTTTGACTTTGGGATAGGATCATCTGCTTATCAG taTGAAGGTGCAACAACTAAAGACGGGAGAGGACCATGCATATGGGATACCTTCATTAAAAAATCCTCAG GTTCTGTAGCTGACCACAGTAATGCTAGTATTACCACTGACCAGTATCATAGATACAAG GAAGATGTGCGTATACTGAAAGACATAGGTTTtgatatttatagattttccatcTCTTGGTCTAGAGTTTTACCTA AAGGAGGGCGACGTGGAGGAGTAAATAAAAAAGGCATCAACCACTATAATAAACTCATTAATCACCTATTATCAAAAG GTATCAAACCGATTGTAACTCTATTCCATTGGGATCTTCCACAAGTTATAGAAGATCAATATCAAGGTTTTCTAAACCCTAAAATTAT TGATGATTTTCGTGATTATGCTGAGTTGTGCTTTAATACATTTGGCGATCGAGTAAAGCTTTGGGTAACTATAAATGAGCCAATGATGTATGCACAACAAGGTTATGCAAGTGCAACGTTTGCTCCAGGTAGATGTTCAAATCGTTCAAGATGCTCTGCAGGTGATTCCAGTGTTGAACCATACATAGTAGCACACCATCTACTCCTTGCTCATGCTGTCGCGGTCAAactatataaagaaaaatatcag ATTTCGCAAAAAGGTCAAATTGGAATTTCACTAAATACTAACTGGATGGTGCCATACTCAAATTCACAAAAAGACCAACTAGCAACAGATCGAGGTTTTGCTTTTACATATGGTtg GTTTATGGAGCCACTATATTCTGGATCTTACCCACTAGAAATGGTTGTTAATGTGGGAAAAAGATTACCAAATTTTACTAAGGAGGAAACCAATACGATTAAAGGATCTAATGATTTCATCGGAATCAATTACTATACTGCGAGATATATTGCTGATACTCCTTGTCGAACTCAAAATTTGAACTACATCACTGACTCTTGTATCGATATTAAAA GTGAACGAAATGGAATTCCAATTGGTCCTCATATAGAG GGTACTTGGATGTATATCTATCCAGAAGGGCTTCAATATTATCTACTTTACATCAGAAACAAGTACAATGACCCTGTAATCTATATTACAGAGAATG GAGTTGCTGAGCATAAAGATAACACAAGTTCTATTTTGGAAGCTGATAAAGTGAGAATAGAATATTTTCATAGTCATCTAAGTCGcactcttgaagcaataag GCTTGGAGTAAACGTAAAGGGGTACATAGCATGGTCGTTTTTAGACAATTTTGAGTGGACAGCTGGCTACACAGCCAAATCTGGAATAGTTCATGTTGACTTCAAAAATGGATTCAAAAGATACCCAAAACAATCATCATTTTGGTTCAAAAAATTTCTTACTGTTACTAGTATAGAGTAG